Genomic window (Armatimonadota bacterium):
CGACCGTCAGTCTTCATCTTGCCTTGGTCATCAACCATGTAGAAGCCGTAAAGGGCCTTTACAAGCTGGGTGATCGGGAGCTTCTTGGTCTGAGAAATCTGGGTCCGGACAACGAAGTTACCATCAGATTCAACTTCAAGCCAAGGCCCCTCGTTCGGAATGACACGAGCTGAGATGATGACTTGCATCGCAGAATCAACGCCTTCTTCAAAGTAGAGACCCGGCGAACGGGAAAGCTGCGAAACGATGACACGCTCGCGGCCGTTGATGATAAAGGTTCCGCGGTCGGTCATCAGAGGCAGGTCGCCGAGATAAACTTCGGACTCAATGACTTCGCGCTCCTTTCCGCCAAAGCGGACGATGGCCTTGATGGGGGCTTCGAAGGTGATGTCGCGATCGCGGCAATCCTGAATGGAGTACTTCGGCTCACCGAGAGAGAAGGAGACGAGTTCGATAAAGTTCGACTGCGTAAAGTCGTAGATTGGGGAGAACGTCTTGAAGAGTTCTGAGAGTCCTTCTTCGACGAACCAGCGGTAGGAATTTAGCTGGAGCTCGATAAGATTTGGGACTTCGATGTGGCGGTCAATTCGTTTGGAAGCAGCTTGGATAACTCTCATTCAGACTCCGGGGCAAAAACCGAGGAACATACAGTCTATCCCCTGAACCCTCCGGAGTTCAACGCTAACCTTAAAATTGTAACGCAAGTTACGCGTTTTCGCTTACTCTTTCTTGCAAATTCTTGTTTTGTGATCGAATATCGTCCAGCAAGATTGACTGTTGATTAAGTTGTTCGCGCAGTAGACGCATTTCTTCGCGCATCTGACCAACCGCCGGATCCTGCACAGGAAGCTGTTGCATGTTCTGCTGAGCAAAGTGCTGCGCCATCTCTTTCTGGTGCTTCGTCAAAATCGCGACGATGGGGATGCACAGCGCGAAAATAGGGATCATCAATGCGATAACGCCTTCAATTTGCATACTCTCTATTCTCCCACACGAAGTCGCTCGGATAGTTCACTCTGTGCCTTTACCTCGTGCCTGAGAGAGTCAACATTCATCGAAAGAGAATTAATGGAGTCGCGCAAGTTTTTAAGCTCGTGATAGATTGGGGCAAGGTCCTGGGCCGGAAGCTGGCCTTGCTTCCCGTGGATCAACTCCGCCATTTTGCGCTGATGACTCGTGAGAATGGCAATGATTGGGACTCCAAAAATCATCGCACATGCAATCAAAGGGGCTATGTCGCGCGCTTCCATCATGCAGTCTGATACGGTCGAGCCAAATGAAAGGATTCGCACAAACTCTACAAGCGTCGTTTTGTTAGAGATTGTCAAGTATCCCAGTCAAATGGTAGCCTCCCCAACGATGAGTCCCGTTGCAGTAGTCACCGGAGTTGGAAAGCCCACCGGGCTCGGATTTGAAGTTTGTCGACAGCTCGCCCAAGAAGGATTCAAAGTCATCCTCACCGCGCGCAATAGTGATGCGGCTTCCGAACTCGCATCTACGCTTGCCGCCGAGGGACTTTCCGTGGAGGGGAGGCAACTGGATATATCCAGCGACGAATCCATTCGCCAGTTTGCCAATTCTGTCCAAACTGTCGACGTATTGATCAACAACGCTGTTGGCATGGCCCCCTGGGGAGAAACCGCCTCTAATCCAGATTTCGCCGCCGTCCAATCGGTCCTAGACACAACCCTCTTTGGAACTTGGAGATTGACAGTAGCTCTTCTTGAGAAATTGAAAGCCTCTCCCGGCGGGCGAATCGTCAACGTGTCGAGCGGTGCGGGCTCATTCCACGACACCATTTTTGGAGTCTTTTCGGGAAACCCGATGGGGACTTCGTACCCACTATCAAAGGCCGCTCTCAATGTGTTGACGGCGAAGCTGGCCCAAGAGCTAAGGGATTCGAATCTAAAAATCAATGCCGTCTGCCCAGGATTCACTGCTACGTTTCCAGGCGGTGCCGAAATGGGAGCCAGACCAGCATCAGAGAGTGCGAAAGGCGTGGTTTGGGCGGCGACGCTTCCGTCCGACGGCCCTACCGGAGGGTTTTTTCGAGATCGAAAGCCGCTCGACTGGTGAACTAACCGATCCGACCTTTTGTTGATGTACTTCCCTGTCTCTCGACTCGGGTCGTCGCAGCATGGAGAGCGCGTCCCACCGACTTGAACATGCCTTCAACAACGTGGTGATCGTTGTCACCGGCAAATTTTCGAATATGTAGGGTCAGCCCCGCGTTCACCGCGAAGGACTTCCAGAACTCGCGAACGCACTCGGTCGAGAGTTCGCCCACTCGTTCCCGCTTGAACTCAACATCCGTGTAAAATCCGCCCCTTCCGCTGATATCGACGACGGCTTGAATCAGTGCCTCGTCCATTGGTACGACCGCAACACCATACCGTTCAATCCCGGTGTTGGACTCCAGAGCCTCATGAAATGCGCGCCCCAGAACGATACCGACGTCTTCCACCGTATGATGGTCGTCGATAAACAGATCGCCCTCAGCTTCAATTCCCACGTCAAACTGACCGTGAAAAGCAAGCTGCTGGAGCATATGATCGAAGAAGCCGATTCCGGTGGAGATGTCCTGCTTGGTACCACCGTCAAGATCCAGCACCACATGAATCCGAGTCTCCTTCGTTTCTCGATCAACCTCTGCGAACCTGACTCCCGGCGCGGACTTGCTCATTACAGGTTAAGATTACACCCTCTTAGGTTGGGATTTGGGAATTTGGAGTGGGGAGTTAGGAAAACGCTTCGAACTTGCTGATGCCGATCAGCAGGGTGTGCGAAACTGCGAAACAGGAGCGCGCCGAAACTTTTCTCACAACTCCCCATCCCAAACCCCCAACAAGATGGGGTATATTTCCATGTTCGCGGGTTCTCTCGCGCATTAGCGACTTAGAAATGGCAACTTATCGAGGAAGAAAGACAGACATCTGCCGCACTGTCGGCTACGACATTTGGGGGCGACCAAACAGCCCTGTTACCAAGCGCCCATACCCGCTCGGTCAGCACGGCCCGAACCTGAAGGATCGACGGCAGTCCGAATACGGCGAGCAGCTTTTGGCCAAGCAGGTCATCCGACGCTACTACAACATGCTCGAGAAGCAGTTCTCGAACACGTTCAAGAAAGCGCAGCGAATGAGCGGCAACACCTCGCTTAACTTCCTTCGCCTTCTCGAGCTTCGACTCGCAACCGCAGTCTGGCGACTCGGATACGCAAAGACGATCTTCCAAGCCCGTCAGATGGTCAGCCACTGCCACATCCTGGTCAACGGAAAGGTCGTTAACATCGCTTCCTTCCAACTAAAGGTCGGCGATGTCGTCGAAGTCCGAGATCGAAAGTCGAGCCGAGACATCGCTCGAAACAACAACTACGAAGGTGCTCCGGTTCCTGCGTACATCGAGGCCAACGTTCAAGGAATGAACGGAAAGATCATCGCCATGCCAGAGCGAGAAGATTTCCCTAAGTTCTTCCAAGAGCAGCAGGTCGTCGAATTCTACGCTCGTTAATTTCGAGCATCCATACAAGTCGCAACTCTTCCCGATTTCATCGGGAAGAGTTTTTGCTTTATCAGGGGCTGTCTGATATCATTACCCTCCATGCTTGTTCTTCAAATCCTACTGCTTGCCTTTATTCTGTTGCTCATCTATGTCCAGTCCCGGCCCAATGACTTCCGGTATGAACGGTCAAGATTGATCAACGCTTCGACAGAAAAGGTGTTCGAGCAAGTCAACGAATTCCGGAACTGGGAAAAGTGGTCCCCCTGGATTGAGATGGAACCAACCGCAGTTCTGACTTACGGAGACAAGACCGAAGGCGAGGGCGCATTCTATCGATGGGATGGCAAGAAAACCGGCTCAGGCTCCTGCACCATCCTTCGCTCTGCTCCACACCTCGCGGTCGATGTCGCACTCGAGTTTGAGAAGCCCATGAAGTCCTCAGCCCGGGCCGACTTCAAACTCGTTCCTGAAGGCGCCGGCACCCGAGTCTCCTGGATCATGTCAGGAACCAACAACTTCATCGCCAAGTTCTTCGGAGTGTTGTTTAACTCCGAAAAGATGATTTCAAAGTCGTTCGATCGTGGGCTCGAGCGAATCGCTCAGCTTGTGGAATAGCGACTCTACTCTCAGACAACCGGCCAAGTCGGAAGTACACGTGCGATCGGACGATCCACCCGGTATCCCAACTCATACTCCGCCTGCATCAGCGTGTGAATCTCGTGTGTTCCCTCATAGATCATCGCCCCTCGCGAGTTCCTAAAATACCGCTCGACCGGAAATTCATCCGAGAAGCCGTACGCTCCGTGAATCTCAACCGCCTTATTCGCCGAGTCAAACGCCGCCTCGCAGTTCACCCACTTCGCCATCGAGCACTCCCTAGTATGTCGAAGCCCCTGATTCTTCATCCAACCAACTTGGTAATAGAGCAACCGCCCAACATCTCGACCCCGAACCATCGAGGCAATCATTTGCTGAACCAACTGCTTCTTGCCGATGACCTCACCGCCAACCGAACGCTCATTCGCGTACTTCACCGAAGCATCAAGGCAAGCGGTAATGATCCCCACAGCTCCTGCTGCAACCGTGTACCGACCATGATCCAAAGCCGACATCGCGACTTTAAACCCATCGCCTTCCTCGCCGAGCATGCAAGACTTGTCGACCCGCATGTTCTCAAAGAAGATCTGTCCGGTATTCCCTGCCCGAACTCCCAACTTCCCTTTCAGAGCTTTCGAAGAAAATCCCGGCGTATTCCGATCTACGATAAACGCGGCGTACGGAGCCTTCGCGTCCGTATTCGTCAAACGAGTAATGACCAAAAACTGGTGGGCATAGTCTGCCAGCGAGATCCAAGTCTTCTCTCCATTGAGAATGTAGGAATCGCCGTCTCGAGTTGCCGTAGTCCGCAAGTTAGCCGCATCAGAACCAGCATTCGGCTCCGTAAGTCCAAACGCCCCCCATCGGTTCCCTTTCGCAAGATCCGGCAGCCAGTGCTGCTTCTGCTCCTCGGTGCCCCACTGAAGCAGAGTCAAGGAGTGCAAACCACTGTGAACCGACATCACAACGCGAGCCGTTGAGTCCGCTCGTTCAAGCTCCTCACAAACAATTCCAAGTGAGACGTAATCTGTATCCGACCCGCCGTACTTCGCCGGGATCGAGATGCCCATGATGCCGCCTTCCGACATCTTCTCGAGCATCGAAGCATCGCTTCGGTGCTCACGGTCGCGCTCGGCGAGGCCGGGAAGAACCTCGTTTTGTCCGAATTTGTAGGCCATCTCACGAATCAACTCGTGCTCTTGCGTCAGGGCAAAGTCCATGGGAGAAGTTTACCGACCCTGAAACACAAAACACCCCTCGGTTCACGAGGGGTGTTGAATCTCTTCGAAGTTACTTGATCTTGAGCTTTATCCAGGCTTGCTGTCGAGTCTTCAAGTTCTGCGCAGTGATCTTTCGGAAGCCAGGTTTAGCGACTTTCACCGGGAATGACCAGCGACCGTCGGCCTTAACCGTTCCTCGCATCGATGGCTTTCCATCCACCAATAGCATCACCTTATCGCCAGGAGTTCCCTTTCCTCCGATTTTGATGACTCCATGGGGAACCACATTGAAATTGGAATGGGAGCTGATAGCGAATTTGCTGACCGGCTTGGTCGGTGCAGGCTTCTTCGGAGCCGGCTTCTTTCCGCCAAGTGCCTTCGGTTTTTCGTGCGGCTTCGCGGCAGGCTTGCCCTTTGCTTCCTCGGCGACGACCTTGTCCTTCTTAGCCACGTCGTCCGTGCCTAAGTCTGAACTGCCGGGGTACACCACATCCGATCCGTCGTCTTCTGGGAGGAGGTCGATCGGAAGCTCGTCTGAATCCTTGTGCGCGTCGTTCTTCGCCACTTTAGGAGAAACTTTCGCTGAGCCTTTCGGGGAAGAATGGGCAACGATTTCTTTCGGAGCGTCCTTTGAAACGGTGAACTCGAGGCTCTGCGTCTCAGGCTTCGAATCGCTCTTGCCAGCGTCCTTGACGATAACTTCGATACTGTGAGCGCCTTCCTTCACTTTTTTGGCTTCAAATCGATACGCCCCATCCGAATCCGCGCTCATCTGAACAGGATCACGTTCATCGAGTCGCACTTCGACCTTCTTACCCTTGCCAATCTGTCCCTCGAAAACGTACGTACCCTCGCCGTAGTGCTTTTCATCGCTGGGATGGGTAATCGCGAGTAGACCAACCGTGTCGGCGGTCTTTGCTCCCTTCTTTACCTTTGTTGCCACAGGAGTGGCTGGGGAAGGCCCCATGCCGAATGCCAAAGCCCCACCCAAAAGGACGAGTCCGGCGGCGAGTTTGGTCTGCTTCGAAGTTAGCTTCACGACTTTTCTCCTGCGGCGTACAGAGCGGCTTCTCGGCGCCACTTCATGACGTCAATGTGCTGCCAGTTTTGGGGCTCAATCACCTCGGTGATTCGACTCGGCGAAGCTGCTGCGAGCTGGGCAAAGGTTTTAATGCCGGCTTCATAGAGCTTTTGCTGATACACAGGACCGATGCCGTCAATGTCTTCGAGCGGATCGCGATTATCACCCACGGCAACGGGAGTTGGAACTTCGACCCGCAAAGCAGGGCGGTCCTCAATCGGCTCAAGCTGGGCGGCGGTTGCTACGCCACCTGAGGCAACCATCGGCTGAGCGGTCGGAGGCACAGGATTATCGTTATGAACAACTTCCATTTCAACCGGAGCTGAAGGTTCTTCGACCTTGACAGGCTCGGCGAAAGGAGAAACGACTTCTTCAAGCTTTGGGGTTTCGACAACTTGTGGAGCTTCTACTGCAGCCGGTGCAGAGGCGGGCTCTGGCTTAAGTTCTGCGACCGGGGAAGCTACCGGAGTCGGAACTGACATCGCCTGGTGCATTTCAAACTTGGCTTTGAGATCAGACAGTTCCTGTTGAGTCGCAGCAAGTTTTGCTTCTAGTGCAGCCTTTTCGCTCAGCTGCTGTTCAAGCACCTTCACGCGCATCTCGTGCTCTTCGCTTCCTGGCTCCGCAGAGGCTGCTTCTAAAACCTGTACCTTGGCTTCCAACTGTCGAGTGTAAGAGTGAAGATCGGCGACTTTGTCAGCTTCTTCCTTCACGCCCGCCAATTCGGCCTGGAGTCGAGCGACCTCCTCGGATGAATCGCCCACAAAAGCCTGGGTTGCGGTCTTGCCGGAATTCCCCTTATCAAGTAGCAACCAGATGAAGGATGCAATTCCACCCCCGGCGAGGAGAGACGGTAACACTGTTAGTTGATCGAAGTTCATAACGACAGACGCTTCCTTAAAGCTCTACACTCATTTTCGTGCAACTTGCCACGAAACATTAGGTGTTACGACAAATTCTTTCCGGTACTGGAACTCATTTGACCCTAGAACAAGGTAAAAGCCTCCCTATGCATTATCGGCAACTCCTTGCCCTCTCTGCCGTCCTCTGTTCACTTCCCGGACTTAGCATCGCACAAACTCCGATTCCGCGTCCGAAGAGCGAGGGCAACCTCGCCATGATCCTCGACGCACTTCGACCCCGAGAAGTTGGACCGACCAACATGGGTGGACGAATCATGGACTTCAGCGTTTCGGAAGCTAATCCGGACCTGTTTTACGTCGCAACGGCGAGCGGTGGACTCTTCAAAACCCAAAACGGTGGCGACACATTCGATGCAGTTTTCGATTACGGAAACTCAGTCAGCATGGGGGCTGTGGCCATTTGCCAATCAAAACCAAACGTTGTGTACGTGGGAACAGGTGAGCAATCAAGTCGAAATTCAGTCGCCTGGGGAGATGGCGTCTACAAGTCTGTCGACAGTGGGAAAACCTGGGCTCACATTGGCCTCCGAGAAACTCGACACATTTCCGAAATCTACGTCGACCCGAAGAACCCAGATGTCGTTTTCGTCGCCGCCATCGGTCGGCTTTGGGGTCGGAGCGAGGAGCGCGGTCTTTACAAATCAACCGACGGTGGAAAGACCTGGCGCATGGTCCTCAGTCGAGGCGACCGAGCGGGAATCATCGACCTCGACGTCAACCCCAAGAACCCTCGCATCATGTTCGCTTGTGCCTGGGATCGGTTAAGAAAGCCGTATGTGATGGCAAGCGGCGGACTCGAAAGTGGACTTTTCAAAAGCACCGATGGAGGAGAAACCTGGAAGCCGGTTACGAAGGGACTTCCAAACACGGTGCTCGGCCGAACTTCGGTAAGCATCCACGCCAAGAACCCCAACATCATGATCGCGACTGTGGAGTTCGTTCCACCCAAGGATCCCAAGAATCCATTCGCCGGAGAAGGTGAAGAGGAACAAGAGCGCGAGAGAGACATTGACGGAAGTGAAGCCAACCTGTTTGTTCAGCAGGGTGGGCAGGTCCCACCAGCGCCTGCAACCCAAAAGCCGCAGGAAAAACCAGCACCCAAGAAGCCTGAAGACCCCAATGCATGGCGCAATTCGGTCCCGGCTGGCAGCCAGATGAACGGCGGAGGCATCTTTATCAGCCGGGACGGAGGCGAGTCTTGGTCGCTGCTCAGAATGCTCAATCCAAGACCGTTCTACTTCAGCAACCCAACCATCGATCCGATCAATCCGAACCGAATCTACATCGGCGGCCTCAACCTCCTTGTGACCGAGAATCAAGGCAAAGACTGGAAAATGATTGGTCAGAACACTCACGCTGATCACCACGCTTTTTGGGTGGATCCCAAGAACACTAATCACCTGCTCACCGGTTGCGATGGTGGAATCTACTCATCCAAGGACAAGGGCGTCACTTGGCGGCACCACAACCAGCTCGCTCTTGGTCAGTTCTATGCCGTCGACTTTGACAGCCAGTTCCCATACTGGGTGTACGGCGGACTGCAAGACAACGGTAGCTGGGCGCTTCCCACTCAAACCACCAACGGACCGGTCGGACCTTGGCACGCTACAAACCTGAACGGAGGAGACGGCTTTCACGTCGCAGTCGACAAAGACGAATCGGAGTGGGTATTCAGCGAAAGCCAAGGCGGGGCAACGTCCCGTGTTAACCGAAAGACCGGTGCCCGGAAGAGTATTCGACCAGCTATCAACGGAGAGACTCTGCGCTTCAACTGGAGCACCCCGTTTATGCTCTCGCCTCACGATCAGAAGACGATCTTTATCGGTGCTAACCGACTGATGAAGTCAACCGACCGCGGCGACACTTGGAACCCAATCTCTCCTGATCTCACCACGATGAGCCCAAGGAAGATCAAGTCGGGAGAACTCAGTAAGCGGCTCAGTATCAACATCGAATCGACCGGTGCGGAGAACCACTGCACCATCATCACGCTCGACGAATCTCGACTCGTGAAAGGTCGATACGCCACTGGCTCTGATGACGGACAAGTCAACATCTCGCTCGACAATGGCGAAACTTGGACGGACGTCACTGCCAAACTTTCTGGCTTGCCAGCGAACACATGGATCAGCCGAGTGCTTTGGTCAAAGTGGGAAAA
Coding sequences:
- the rpsD gene encoding 30S ribosomal protein S4; translation: MATYRGRKTDICRTVGYDIWGRPNSPVTKRPYPLGQHGPNLKDRRQSEYGEQLLAKQVIRRYYNMLEKQFSNTFKKAQRMSGNTSLNFLRLLELRLATAVWRLGYAKTIFQARQMVSHCHILVNGKVVNIASFQLKVGDVVEVRDRKSSRDIARNNNYEGAPVPAYIEANVQGMNGKIIAMPEREDFPKFFQEQQVVEFYAR
- the hisB gene encoding imidazoleglycerol-phosphate dehydratase HisB, whose amino-acid sequence is MSKSAPGVRFAEVDRETKETRIHVVLDLDGGTKQDISTGIGFFDHMLQQLAFHGQFDVGIEAEGDLFIDDHHTVEDVGIVLGRAFHEALESNTGIERYGVAVVPMDEALIQAVVDISGRGGFYTDVEFKRERVGELSTECVREFWKSFAVNAGLTLHIRKFAGDNDHHVVEGMFKSVGRALHAATTRVERQGSTSTKGRIG
- a CDS encoding SDR family NAD(P)-dependent oxidoreductase, which gives rise to MSPVAVVTGVGKPTGLGFEVCRQLAQEGFKVILTARNSDAASELASTLAAEGLSVEGRQLDISSDESIRQFANSVQTVDVLINNAVGMAPWGETASNPDFAAVQSVLDTTLFGTWRLTVALLEKLKASPGGRIVNVSSGAGSFHDTIFGVFSGNPMGTSYPLSKAALNVLTAKLAQELRDSNLKINAVCPGFTATFPGGAEMGARPASESAKGVVWAATLPSDGPTGGFFRDRKPLDW
- a CDS encoding helix-hairpin-helix domain-containing protein gives rise to the protein MNFDQLTVLPSLLAGGGIASFIWLLLDKGNSGKTATQAFVGDSSEEVARLQAELAGVKEEADKVADLHSYTRQLEAKVQVLEAASAEPGSEEHEMRVKVLEQQLSEKAALEAKLAATQQELSDLKAKFEMHQAMSVPTPVASPVAELKPEPASAPAAVEAPQVVETPKLEEVVSPFAEPVKVEEPSAPVEMEVVHNDNPVPPTAQPMVASGGVATAAQLEPIEDRPALRVEVPTPVAVGDNRDPLEDIDGIGPVYQQKLYEAGIKTFAQLAAASPSRITEVIEPQNWQHIDVMKWRREAALYAAGEKS
- a CDS encoding SRPBCC family protein, which encodes MLVLQILLLAFILLLIYVQSRPNDFRYERSRLINASTEKVFEQVNEFRNWEKWSPWIEMEPTAVLTYGDKTEGEGAFYRWDGKKTGSGSCTILRSAPHLAVDVALEFEKPMKSSARADFKLVPEGAGTRVSWIMSGTNNFIAKFFGVLFNSEKMISKSFDRGLERIAQLVE
- a CDS encoding acyl-CoA dehydrogenase family protein, with translation MDFALTQEHELIREMAYKFGQNEVLPGLAERDREHRSDASMLEKMSEGGIMGISIPAKYGGSDTDYVSLGIVCEELERADSTARVVMSVHSGLHSLTLLQWGTEEQKQHWLPDLAKGNRWGAFGLTEPNAGSDAANLRTTATRDGDSYILNGEKTWISLADYAHQFLVITRLTNTDAKAPYAAFIVDRNTPGFSSKALKGKLGVRAGNTGQIFFENMRVDKSCMLGEEGDGFKVAMSALDHGRYTVAAGAVGIITACLDASVKYANERSVGGEVIGKKQLVQQMIASMVRGRDVGRLLYYQVGWMKNQGLRHTRECSMAKWVNCEAAFDSANKAVEIHGAYGFSDEFPVERYFRNSRGAMIYEGTHEIHTLMQAEYELGYRVDRPIARVLPTWPVV